A section of the Pseudomonas prosekii genome encodes:
- a CDS encoding LysR family transcriptional regulator, whose translation MLRELKTFIAVTRYGTFAAAGMHIGLTQSAVSAQIRNLEQALGIRLFDRTGRQALLNAAGQRALPMAREMLETFARMAVSDDVSEYRGELKIGAVATVQTGLLPHALLRLRQQAPLLEAKLVPGVSLSLLSQVDTGEVDLAILIKPPFELPKELSAQVIRKEPFVLIVPQDLPGDDPLRLLAEHPHVRYDRNSFGGRLVTRFLREQQVDVHVALELDELEAIVKMVECGLGVSLLPEAGLWVEHGARVRVIALGELTFYREIVLLQRYNQRTQPIQRLFAQCLESGV comes from the coding sequence ATGCTGCGGGAACTGAAAACCTTTATTGCGGTAACGCGCTACGGCACGTTTGCCGCGGCGGGCATGCACATCGGCCTGACGCAATCAGCGGTCAGTGCGCAGATCCGCAATCTGGAGCAGGCGTTGGGTATTCGCCTGTTTGATCGCACCGGACGCCAGGCGTTGCTCAACGCGGCGGGGCAGCGTGCTTTGCCGATGGCGCGGGAGATGCTCGAAACCTTCGCGCGGATGGCGGTCAGCGATGACGTCAGCGAGTATCGCGGCGAATTGAAAATCGGCGCGGTGGCGACTGTGCAAACCGGGTTGCTGCCGCACGCCTTGCTGCGTTTGCGGCAGCAGGCACCGTTGCTGGAGGCGAAACTGGTGCCGGGGGTGTCGCTGAGTTTGCTCAGTCAGGTGGATACCGGGGAGGTGGATCTGGCGATTCTGATCAAGCCACCGTTCGAGCTGCCCAAGGAACTGTCGGCGCAGGTCATTCGCAAAGAGCCGTTTGTATTGATCGTGCCGCAGGACCTGCCGGGTGACGATCCGCTGCGCCTCCTCGCCGAGCATCCGCATGTGCGTTATGACCGAAATTCGTTCGGTGGGCGGCTGGTGACGCGGTTTTTAAGGGAACAACAGGTTGACGTGCACGTCGCGCTGGAGCTGGACGAGCTGGAGGCGATTGTGAAAATGGTTGAGTGCGGGTTGGGTGTTTCATTGCTGCCCGAAGCCGGGTTATGGGTAGAACACGGGGCCAGAGTGCGGGTGATTGCGTTGGGGGAATTGACGTTCTACCGGGAAATTGTGTTGTTGCAGCGGTACAACCAGAGGACGCAACCGATCCAGAGATTGTTTGCCCAGTGCCTCGAAAGCGGCGTTTGA
- a CDS encoding VOC family protein: MQLSPFHLAIPVYDLAAARSFYGEVFGLEEGRSSAHWVDFNFFGHQLVIHLAPKNATQEAAHTNAVDGHNVPVPHFGVVLGMPEWEALAERLQARGTPFVIEPGIRFQGLVGEQATMFLFDPCGNALEFKAFKDISQLFAK, from the coding sequence ATGCAGCTCTCCCCTTTTCACTTGGCGATTCCGGTGTACGACCTGGCGGCGGCGCGCAGTTTTTATGGCGAGGTATTCGGTTTGGAGGAAGGCCGCTCCAGTGCGCATTGGGTGGATTTCAATTTCTTCGGCCATCAACTGGTGATTCACCTGGCGCCGAAAAACGCCACACAGGAAGCCGCGCACACCAACGCCGTCGATGGCCATAACGTGCCGGTGCCGCACTTCGGCGTGGTATTGGGGATGCCGGAGTGGGAGGCACTGGCCGAACGGTTGCAGGCGCGTGGCACGCCGTTCGTGATTGAACCGGGGATTCGTTTTCAGGGCCTGGTCGGCGAACAAGCGACGATGTTCTTGTTCGATCCGTGCGGCAATGCCTTGGAGTTCAAGGCGTTCAAGGACATCAGCCAGTTGTTCGCCAAATGA
- a CDS encoding amidase, producing MIRRDATALSEAVRSGEISAAAIAESCLERIQTQEPDVHAFVSFDPQQVREQAAQINRQGLLAGVPVGVKDIFDSADHPTQFFSPIYAGHQPSRDAHAVTLLRQAGALIMGKTHTTEFAYMQTGPTRNPHDLLRTPGSSSAGSAAGMAADFFAVALGTQTAGSLLKPAAYCGLFAFKPSLGLVSLEGVKPLAPSFDTVGWYGRSVRDLSRVAQVLIPGFAVTEAERRPLRLGFYRTTRWDRIEPEVTTALEHAIEQLREIGHQISEIQLPEAFASVFDDHLLINDCEGARSLAKEFQQHRDLLSPSILAMFDRAAATTWEQESAAKARLAALAPRLTELCQPFDAMLGPCCASVAPLASGSADNTGPSDYIKFWGAFGWPQVNVPLARVAGLLPIGLQMIGRFRDDAGLLHAAERLAADLAADRPQ from the coding sequence ATGATCCGCCGCGACGCCACGGCCCTGAGCGAAGCGGTACGCAGTGGCGAAATCAGTGCCGCGGCGATTGCCGAGTCCTGCCTCGAACGCATCCAGACCCAGGAGCCAGACGTTCACGCCTTTGTCTCTTTTGATCCGCAACAGGTCCGCGAGCAAGCCGCACAGATCAATCGCCAAGGCCTGCTGGCCGGGGTGCCGGTGGGCGTCAAAGACATCTTCGACAGCGCCGACCATCCGACGCAGTTTTTCTCGCCGATCTATGCCGGTCATCAACCGTCGCGCGACGCCCACGCCGTGACCCTGTTGCGCCAGGCCGGCGCGCTGATCATGGGCAAAACCCACACCACCGAGTTCGCTTATATGCAAACCGGGCCGACGCGCAATCCGCATGACTTGCTGCGCACGCCGGGCAGCTCCAGCGCCGGTTCGGCGGCGGGCATGGCGGCGGATTTCTTTGCCGTCGCGCTGGGCACGCAAACCGCCGGTTCGCTGCTGAAACCGGCGGCGTATTGCGGACTGTTCGCCTTCAAGCCATCGCTGGGCCTGGTCTCGCTGGAAGGGGTAAAACCGTTGGCGCCGAGCTTCGACACGGTCGGCTGGTACGGTCGCTCGGTGCGCGATTTGAGCCGGGTGGCGCAGGTATTGATTCCAGGTTTTGCAGTCACCGAAGCTGAGCGGCGGCCGTTGCGCTTGGGGTTCTATCGCACCACACGCTGGGATCGGATCGAGCCGGAAGTCACCACGGCGCTGGAACACGCCATCGAACAGCTGCGCGAAATCGGTCACCAGATCAGCGAAATACAACTACCGGAAGCGTTTGCCAGCGTCTTCGACGATCACCTGTTGATCAACGACTGCGAAGGCGCCCGCTCGCTGGCCAAAGAATTCCAGCAACACCGAGACCTGCTGAGCCCCTCCATTCTGGCGATGTTTGATCGAGCAGCGGCTACCACTTGGGAGCAGGAATCGGCGGCCAAGGCGCGACTGGCGGCGCTCGCGCCGCGCCTGACAGAACTCTGTCAGCCGTTCGACGCCATGCTCGGCCCATGCTGCGCCAGCGTTGCACCACTGGCGTCGGGGAGCGCCGACAACACCGGGCCGTCCGACTACATCAAGTTCTGGGGCGCGTTTGGCTGGCCGCAAGTGAATGTGCCACTGGCACGCGTCGCAGGCTTGTTGCCGATCGGCCTACAGATGATCGGCCGGTTCCGCGACGACGCCGGGCTGTTGCACGCCGCCGAGCGGCTCGCAGCCGACCTGGCGGCTGATCGCCCGCAATAG
- a CDS encoding GGDEF domain-containing protein, whose translation MLLPGKPIKPGTFADAVHGPDTALQERELLRELARKAEQELTAVQVASLDELTLLPNCHGFEALAQMGLDACLALGKPATLLSFDLDHFQHINQLYGRAEGDDALKTFADVLRIAFRESDVIGRMGGDEFAALLTGASAVDVRAIRARLEEMLDERNATVHRAYDIRFSIRQIEFHPALHRTVGGLLRAISRQVGCEPLGGVQQPGVVAEPADHL comes from the coding sequence ATGCTGCTTCCAGGCAAACCGATCAAACCGGGCACTTTCGCAGATGCCGTGCACGGGCCGGATACTGCTTTGCAGGAGCGTGAATTACTGCGCGAACTAGCGCGAAAAGCCGAGCAGGAGCTGACAGCGGTGCAGGTCGCCAGCCTCGACGAATTGACTCTTTTGCCCAATTGCCACGGCTTCGAGGCCTTGGCGCAAATGGGCCTGGATGCCTGTCTGGCCTTGGGCAAACCGGCGACTTTGCTGTCTTTCGATCTCGATCACTTCCAACACATCAACCAGTTGTATGGCCGCGCCGAAGGTGACGACGCGTTGAAGACGTTTGCTGACGTGTTGCGCATTGCGTTTCGCGAAAGTGACGTGATCGGGCGCATGGGCGGCGATGAATTCGCCGCGCTGCTGACCGGCGCCAGCGCGGTGGACGTCCGCGCCATCCGCGCGCGCCTCGAAGAAATGCTCGACGAGCGCAACGCCACGGTGCACCGCGCCTATGACATTCGCTTCAGCATTCGCCAGATCGAATTTCACCCGGCGCTGCACCGCACGGTCGGCGGACTATTGCGGGCGATCAGCCGCCAGGTCGGCTGCGAGCCGCTCGGCGGCGTGCAACAGCCCGGCGTCGTCGCGGAACCGGCCGATCATCTGTAG
- a CDS encoding xanthine dehydrogenase family protein molybdopterin-binding subunit, translating to MNSLNPVSRRNFLKGSAMLGGGLVVAFVIPGAHRFAIGAENQGNVFAPNAFLRIASDNSVTILLGHSEMGQGIWTGLTMLIAEELDADWSKIRVEHSPASAKDYGLAGFGGMQITGGSTSTWMEFDRYRQAGAAARLMLIDAAAKRFNVAPSQIRTEPGVVIAGEHRATYGELADDAGKLPVPDPASIKFKDAKDWKIIGKPTPRLDTPEKITGRAKFGMDVQFEGLMTAMVARSPVFGGSVKSFEGAEALAIPGVHKVLQVPSGVAVIAEHYWAAKLGRDALKIDWDLGPNAGLDSLKLLESFRQLATTAGMSASQAGDAVATLKTAAKTIDVEYSVPYLAHAPMEPLNCTVKISADKCEIWTGTQFQTLDQMIAGQITGLKPEQVEIHTEFLGGGFGRRANPTSDFVAEAVQVAKAAGMPVKTVWSREDDIRGGYYRSMFLHQANIGLDADGLPLAWKHVLVGQSIMDGTAFAATMVKDGVDKTSVEGVADSPYLAKLANHHVELHSPKTGINVLWLRSVGHTHTGFVMESLIDEMAEAAGKDPVEYRRTLLKEHPRHLGVLNLAVEKANWNAPLPDGHALGVAVHESFGSYVAHVAEVSQDNLKIRVHRVVCAVDCGIAVNPQSIAAQMESCVAFGLSFALHSKLTLKDGAVVQSNYHDYQVLRLNEMPVVEVHIVPSSEKPGGIGEAGVPPMAPAVANALFALTGQRLRELPLQLSGV from the coding sequence ATGAATAGTCTCAACCCGGTTTCACGGCGTAATTTCCTCAAGGGCAGCGCCATGCTCGGCGGCGGTCTGGTGGTGGCGTTTGTCATCCCCGGCGCCCACCGTTTTGCCATCGGTGCGGAGAATCAGGGCAACGTTTTCGCGCCCAACGCCTTCCTGCGCATCGCCAGCGACAACAGCGTGACCATATTGCTCGGCCACTCGGAAATGGGCCAGGGCATCTGGACCGGCCTGACCATGCTGATCGCCGAAGAATTGGACGCCGACTGGTCGAAAATTCGCGTCGAACACTCGCCAGCCTCGGCCAAGGATTACGGTTTGGCAGGGTTTGGCGGCATGCAGATCACCGGCGGCTCGACCTCGACCTGGATGGAGTTCGACCGCTACCGCCAGGCCGGCGCCGCTGCGCGTTTGATGTTGATCGACGCCGCCGCCAAACGCTTCAATGTTGCGCCGTCGCAGATCCGCACCGAGCCCGGCGTGGTGATTGCCGGCGAGCACCGCGCGACCTACGGCGAGCTGGCGGATGACGCCGGCAAGTTGCCAGTGCCGGACCCGGCCTCGATCAAATTCAAGGACGCCAAGGATTGGAAAATCATCGGCAAACCGACCCCGCGCCTCGACACCCCGGAGAAAATCACCGGCCGCGCCAAGTTCGGCATGGACGTGCAATTCGAAGGCCTGATGACTGCAATGGTCGCGCGTTCGCCAGTGTTCGGCGGCAGCGTCAAATCCTTCGAGGGCGCCGAGGCCTTGGCCATACCGGGCGTGCATAAAGTGCTGCAAGTACCGAGCGGCGTGGCGGTGATCGCCGAGCATTATTGGGCGGCGAAACTGGGCCGCGATGCGCTGAAAATCGATTGGGACTTGGGGCCGAATGCCGGGCTCGACAGCCTCAAACTGCTCGAAAGTTTCCGCCAACTCGCCACCACCGCCGGCATGTCTGCCAGCCAGGCCGGGGACGCCGTGGCGACGTTGAAGACGGCGGCGAAAACCATCGACGTCGAATACAGCGTGCCGTACCTCGCCCACGCGCCGATGGAACCGCTCAACTGCACGGTGAAGATCAGCGCCGACAAATGCGAGATCTGGACCGGCACGCAGTTTCAGACGCTGGATCAAATGATCGCCGGGCAGATCACCGGGCTCAAACCCGAACAAGTGGAAATTCACACCGAGTTCCTCGGCGGCGGTTTCGGTCGACGGGCCAATCCGACCTCGGACTTTGTCGCCGAAGCGGTGCAAGTGGCCAAGGCTGCGGGCATGCCGGTGAAGACCGTGTGGTCGCGCGAGGATGACATTCGCGGCGGCTATTACCGCTCGATGTTTCTGCATCAGGCGAACATTGGCCTCGACGCCGACGGCCTGCCGCTGGCGTGGAAACATGTGCTGGTCGGGCAGTCGATCATGGACGGCACGGCGTTCGCCGCGACCATGGTCAAGGACGGCGTCGACAAGACCTCGGTCGAGGGCGTGGCCGACAGTCCTTACCTGGCGAAACTGGCCAACCACCACGTCGAGCTGCATTCACCGAAAACCGGCATCAACGTGCTGTGGCTGCGTTCGGTCGGGCACACGCACACCGGTTTTGTCATGGAATCGCTGATCGACGAAATGGCCGAAGCCGCCGGCAAGGACCCCGTGGAGTACCGACGAACCCTGCTCAAGGAGCATCCGCGCCACCTCGGTGTGTTGAATCTGGCGGTGGAGAAAGCCAACTGGAACGCGCCGTTGCCCGATGGTCACGCGTTGGGCGTGGCGGTGCACGAATCGTTCGGCAGCTACGTCGCGCATGTGGCCGAGGTGTCGCAGGACAACCTGAAAATTCGCGTGCATCGCGTGGTCTGTGCGGTGGATTGCGGCATCGCGGTCAACCCGCAGAGCATCGCCGCGCAAATGGAATCCTGCGTGGCGTTCGGCCTCAGTTTCGCGCTGCACAGCAAACTCACGCTCAAGGATGGCGCGGTGGTGCAGTCCAACTATCACGATTATCAGGTGCTGCGGCTCAACGAAATGCCGGTGGTCGAGGTGCACATCGTGCCCAGCAGCGAAAAACCCGGCGGCATTGGCGAGGCCGGCGTGCCACCGATGGCGCCAGCGGTGGCCAACGCGTTGTTTGCCTTGACCGGGCAACGCCTGCGCGAACTGCCACTGCAGTTGTCGGGAGTGTGA
- a CDS encoding (2Fe-2S)-binding protein, producing MLTLNINGKDQELNVPADMPLLWVLRDVAHLTGTKFGCGMAQCGACTVHVDGAPLRSCITPATAVAHGQKILTIEGLSTDGSHPVQQAWAELDVVQCGYCQSGQIMSAAALLAKIPKPTDSDIDQALSGNICRCGTYPRIRAAVKRAADIG from the coding sequence ATGCTGACCCTGAATATCAATGGCAAGGACCAAGAGCTGAATGTCCCCGCCGACATGCCGCTGCTCTGGGTTCTGCGCGATGTCGCGCACCTGACCGGGACCAAGTTCGGTTGCGGCATGGCCCAGTGCGGCGCCTGCACCGTGCACGTCGATGGCGCGCCGCTGCGCTCGTGCATCACCCCCGCAACCGCAGTCGCCCACGGGCAAAAAATCCTCACCATCGAAGGCTTGTCCACCGACGGTTCGCACCCGGTGCAGCAGGCCTGGGCCGAACTCGACGTGGTGCAATGCGGTTATTGCCAGTCGGGGCAGATCATGTCCGCCGCCGCGCTGCTGGCGAAAATCCCTAAGCCCACCGACAGCGACATCGATCAGGCGCTGTCCGGCAATATCTGCCGCTGCGGCACCTACCCAAGGATTCGCGCGGCGGTCAAACGCGCGGCCGACATCGGTTGA
- a CDS encoding IS3 family transposase — MINELGERYGVNDCCRVFEVSRSSFYAWRQRQGKVNPEREKLKAMLVEHHKESRASAGARTLSRELQAKGHRVGRHMARSLMREAGVVSRQRRRHKYKSSGVEALVAPHVLKREFDVTAINQVWCADVTYIKVGTRWMYFAAVLDLFARRLVGWAFSMISDAELTCEALRMAVELRGKPKDVLFHSDQGCQYTSHKFRNELLANGLRQSMSRKGECWDNAPMERFFGSLKSEWVPEAGYRSEYEARADLQRYVVRYNNFRLHSYNDYRSPVAMEKMAA; from the coding sequence CTGATCAATGAGCTGGGTGAGCGATACGGCGTTAACGACTGCTGCCGGGTGTTTGAAGTCAGCCGCAGCAGTTTTTATGCCTGGCGTCAGCGCCAAGGCAAGGTGAACCCTGAGCGGGAGAAACTCAAAGCCATGCTGGTCGAGCATCACAAGGAATCCAGAGCTTCCGCGGGGGCGCGCACCCTTTCCAGGGAGCTGCAAGCCAAGGGGCATCGCGTCGGGAGGCACATGGCTCGCAGCTTGATGCGAGAAGCCGGCGTGGTCAGTCGTCAGCGCCGACGTCACAAATACAAGTCATCTGGCGTTGAAGCCTTGGTGGCGCCGCACGTGCTTAAGCGCGAGTTTGATGTCACGGCGATCAACCAAGTGTGGTGCGCGGACGTGACGTACATCAAGGTCGGCACGCGGTGGATGTATTTTGCAGCGGTTCTGGATCTGTTCGCCCGCCGGCTCGTGGGGTGGGCGTTTTCGATGATCTCGGATGCGGAGCTGACCTGCGAGGCCCTACGGATGGCGGTTGAGCTGCGAGGCAAACCCAAAGACGTGCTGTTTCACTCCGATCAAGGCTGCCAGTACACCAGCCATAAGTTCAGGAATGAGTTGCTGGCGAATGGACTGCGGCAAAGCATGAGTCGTAAAGGCGAATGCTGGGATAACGCCCCGATGGAGCGTTTCTTTGGAAGTCTGAAATCAGAGTGGGTGCCTGAAGCCGGTTACCGCTCGGAGTATGAAGCCCGGGCTGATTTGCAGCGCTACGTGGTGCGCTACAACAACTTCAGGCTCCATAGCTACAACGATTACCGTTCACCGGTCGCCATGGAGAAAATGGCGGCGTGA
- a CDS encoding NnrS family protein, whose product MFSLGFRPFFLAGAGFALVAVAIWGFWLYGRLPGAQPVGGMLAWHRHEMPFGFATAFIAGFLLTAVPNWTGRPGLNGWPLIGLVMVWLLARLAWLLPIEPLLLIAAQMPFLPLLAWCIGRDLVKAGKRENYPILLVIMLLAGCQVLTLWGIGNDNAVLQRHGVLAALWLVAALISVIGGRVIPFFIQRGLNRPAAAAAQPLLTKVLLLGGVLLALSFAAGFNDTPRIWLGALFAIIAVLHVQRLWRWHDRGMWRVPLLWSLYLAYAWLLVAALAMALWHAGWMPQQSLATHSLAVGGMGGLILAMIARVSLGHTGRPLQPRKGMVLGFALLVLAGLSRVLLVPFSSAGLGISALLWCAAFAVFLLHHSAILLKPRL is encoded by the coding sequence GTGTTCAGTCTGGGGTTTCGGCCATTCTTTCTTGCAGGCGCCGGGTTCGCGCTGGTGGCCGTGGCGATCTGGGGGTTTTGGCTCTACGGGCGTTTACCCGGCGCGCAACCGGTGGGCGGCATGTTGGCGTGGCATCGACATGAAATGCCGTTCGGTTTTGCCACGGCGTTCATTGCCGGGTTCCTGCTGACCGCAGTGCCGAACTGGACCGGGCGCCCCGGCCTCAACGGCTGGCCGCTGATCGGCCTGGTGATGGTGTGGCTGCTGGCGCGGCTGGCCTGGCTGCTGCCGATTGAGCCGCTGCTGTTGATCGCCGCGCAAATGCCGTTTCTGCCGTTGCTGGCGTGGTGCATCGGCCGCGATCTGGTGAAGGCGGGCAAACGTGAAAACTATCCGATTCTGCTGGTGATCATGTTGCTGGCGGGCTGTCAGGTGCTGACGCTGTGGGGCATCGGCAACGACAACGCAGTATTGCAACGCCACGGGGTGCTGGCGGCGTTGTGGCTGGTCGCGGCGCTGATTAGCGTGATTGGCGGGCGGGTGATTCCGTTTTTTATCCAGCGTGGCTTGAACCGTCCTGCCGCTGCCGCCGCGCAGCCATTGCTGACGAAAGTGTTGCTGCTCGGCGGCGTGCTGCTGGCGCTTTCGTTTGCTGCCGGTTTCAACGACACGCCGCGGATCTGGCTGGGCGCGCTGTTCGCGATAATCGCGGTTTTGCATGTGCAGCGCTTGTGGCGCTGGCACGATCGCGGCATGTGGCGCGTGCCGTTGCTGTGGTCGTTGTATCTGGCGTATGCGTGGCTGTTGGTCGCCGCGCTGGCCATGGCGCTGTGGCACGCCGGGTGGATGCCGCAACAAAGTCTGGCCACGCATTCGTTGGCGGTGGGCGGGATGGGCGGATTGATCCTGGCGATGATCGCCCGCGTCAGCCTCGGGCACACCGGCCGACCGCTGCAACCGCGCAAAGGCATGGTGCTGGGGTTTGCCTTGCTGGTGCTTGCCGGGTTGAGCCGAGTGCTGCTGGTGCCGTTTTCCAGCGCCGGGCTGGGCATTTCGGCGCTGCTGTGGTGCGCCGCGTTTGCCGTGTTCTTGCTGCACCACAGCGCCATCCTGCTCAAACCCAGGCTCTGA
- a CDS encoding transmembrane sensor/regulator PpyR, which produces MFDFFSNPHNVLHLSSKVLGVGLMLLLVGIYGAYLHSGYLPIVLLVTLHAMTIVGPTLLKIGYVMRLLAQHRLSTHPIAAAA; this is translated from the coding sequence ATGTTCGATTTCTTCAGCAATCCTCATAACGTTCTGCACCTGTCCAGCAAAGTGCTGGGTGTTGGCCTGATGCTGTTGCTCGTCGGCATCTACGGCGCTTACCTGCACAGCGGTTATCTGCCGATTGTGCTGTTGGTGACGCTGCACGCGATGACTATCGTCGGCCCGACGCTGCTGAAAATCGGCTACGTGATGCGCCTGCTCGCGCAACATCGGCTGAGCACTCACCCGATCGCCGCGGCTGCCTGA
- a CDS encoding XAC2610-related protein, with the protein MVAPRLSAVSCLLASLFTSASAVAAAEPLTLHLADPAQKYAIDVVYPQAPTQTFDDAPATITLRDKASGAVLQRIESAEAFALFKPGSNELAADQNLLLFGDFNFDGEQDLAVRNGNDGGYAEPSYDIYLSDPESPTLVLNKAFAALSREPNLGLFGVDAASKRLITQSKSGCCWRQTGTWQIQNNQPLMIAETIKVAQRPLEATPLMPRGYTDITQRDLVNGQWTERNHLEGPEATAPVMVRGTLDGKIAFELWWQVQGAAYVGEVRYPKSGNGQPIRLIGGPYEDGAVLLHELNEAGETTGDWYVQGEPNLHGVQDVSWHGPAEKILSGTGRPTVFKVAATALLPVVASQREGRYLVNNAEEPRTGELILKILPSTDASGVELADIHLSIRISKDRVWELNKKLPLQAGNLVIGMDDKNDFSYRLQLLNGAVQFQAYGDIYEFSSVFVKQNP; encoded by the coding sequence ATGGTTGCCCCTCGTTTATCCGCCGTCAGCTGCCTGCTCGCCAGCCTGTTCACCAGCGCCAGTGCTGTTGCGGCGGCTGAACCCCTGACCCTGCACCTCGCCGACCCGGCGCAGAAATACGCAATCGACGTGGTCTACCCGCAGGCACCAACGCAGACCTTCGATGACGCTCCGGCGACCATCACCCTGCGCGACAAGGCCAGCGGCGCAGTGCTGCAACGCATCGAATCGGCCGAAGCGTTTGCCTTGTTCAAGCCTGGCAGCAACGAACTGGCGGCCGATCAGAACCTGCTGCTGTTCGGTGATTTCAATTTCGACGGCGAGCAAGACTTGGCTGTGCGCAACGGCAATGACGGCGGTTATGCGGAGCCTTCCTACGATATTTATCTGTCCGACCCCGAGAGCCCGACGCTGGTACTGAACAAGGCTTTTGCGGCGCTGAGCCGCGAACCGAATCTGGGGCTGTTTGGCGTGGATGCGGCGAGCAAACGGCTGATCACCCAATCGAAAAGCGGCTGCTGCTGGCGCCAGACCGGGACGTGGCAGATTCAGAACAACCAGCCACTGATGATTGCCGAAACCATCAAAGTTGCGCAGCGACCATTGGAGGCAACGCCACTGATGCCGCGGGGTTACACCGACATCACCCAGCGCGACTTGGTCAACGGTCAGTGGACTGAGCGCAACCATCTCGAAGGTCCCGAGGCGACGGCGCCGGTGATGGTGCGCGGCACATTGGACGGCAAGATTGCCTTCGAACTGTGGTGGCAAGTGCAGGGCGCCGCGTACGTCGGTGAAGTGCGCTACCCGAAAAGCGGCAACGGCCAGCCGATTCGGCTGATCGGCGGGCCATATGAGGATGGCGCCGTGCTGCTGCATGAGTTGAACGAGGCGGGCGAAACCACCGGCGACTGGTATGTGCAGGGCGAGCCCAACCTGCACGGCGTTCAAGATGTCAGTTGGCACGGCCCGGCGGAAAAAATCCTCAGCGGCACTGGCCGGCCGACGGTGTTCAAAGTCGCGGCCACGGCGCTGCTGCCGGTGGTCGCCAGTCAGCGCGAAGGGCGCTATCTGGTGAACAACGCCGAGGAGCCGAGAACCGGCGAATTGATCCTGAAAATACTGCCGTCCACCGACGCCAGCGGTGTCGAATTGGCCGACATTCACCTGAGCATTCGCATCAGCAAGGACCGGGTCTGGGAGCTCAATAAAAAACTGCCATTGCAGGCCGGCAACCTGGTGATCGGCATGGACGACAAAAACGACTTCAGCTATCGCCTGCAACTGCTCAATGGTGCGGTTCAGTTCCAGGCTTATGGCGATATCTACGAATTCAGTTCGGTCTTCGTCAAACAAAACCCGTGA
- a CDS encoding AraC family transcriptional regulator, translating into MTRTVAQHADKAPRFWRDDALPFIEARAIADGREVCYSRHSHAHFSIGAITAGRSTYLHEHAQFEVCAGTVVLMNPGDVHACNPIDDQPWSYLMLYVETSWLTDLQHQLGFAEDQEFRRFAITHLHDASLFAGLSDLYAVLVDEQQDILRKHSAAVEFFTDVQQRLNPIDQPLREPNSKLQRAADYIRDHCTQLLKLEDICAAAQLSPSYLIRAFKQHYGMTPHAFLLNQRIQFAQEQLRNGKLIADVAIAAGFADQAHFQRVFKQHLAATPGQYRG; encoded by the coding sequence ATGACGCGCACCGTTGCTCAACACGCTGACAAAGCCCCACGCTTCTGGCGCGACGACGCCCTGCCCTTCATCGAGGCGCGGGCCATCGCCGATGGCCGCGAGGTCTGCTATTCGCGGCATTCCCACGCGCACTTTTCGATCGGCGCGATCACCGCCGGGCGCAGCACTTACCTCCACGAACACGCGCAATTCGAGGTCTGCGCCGGCACCGTGGTGTTGATGAATCCCGGCGATGTGCACGCCTGCAATCCGATCGACGACCAACCCTGGTCGTACCTGATGCTCTACGTCGAGACGTCGTGGCTCACCGATTTGCAGCATCAATTGGGTTTTGCCGAGGATCAGGAATTTCGCCGGTTCGCTATCACCCATCTGCACGATGCCAGCCTGTTTGCCGGGCTGAGTGATCTATACGCCGTGCTGGTCGATGAACAACAAGACATCCTGCGCAAGCACAGTGCTGCCGTGGAATTTTTCACTGATGTGCAGCAGCGCCTCAACCCGATCGATCAACCGTTGCGCGAGCCGAACTCTAAACTGCAGCGCGCTGCTGACTACATCCGCGACCACTGCACGCAATTGCTCAAACTGGAGGACATTTGCGCGGCCGCGCAGTTGTCGCCGTCTTATCTGATCCGCGCGTTCAAGCAACATTACGGCATGACCCCGCACGCGTTTTTGTTGAACCAGCGCATTCAGTTTGCCCAAGAGCAACTGCGCAACGGCAAGTTGATTGCCGATGTGGCGATTGCGGCGGGATTTGCCGATCAGGCGCACTTTCAGCGAGTGTTCAAACAACATCTGGCGGCGACGCCTGGGCAATATCGCGGCTGA